A single Pseudomonas putida DNA region contains:
- a CDS encoding TolC family outer membrane protein — translation MRASVFAALPFALSISFVQAQTLPEAMQKALEVHPEIQAGVNARTAADYQLRAAKGGYLPKVDLTAGYGREGTDSPSTGNRWDTLNRGESAIKLRQMVFDGFATSNEVGRQQATVNSRAYSLLGTSERTALEVAQVYLDVLTRREMVRLAQDNLSNHERVLDQIKLRTSRGVGRYADLDQAEARLAQARNNLITEQTNLADANTNYLSVVGQMPDELSAPAPFIDLLPANLDEARHQLVESSPILRSAEADIAAAEKQYETAKSTFYPRFDAELGRTADNNLDGMQGHNNEWQAMLRMNFNLYNGGSNKADLESKSYLANQALDIRNNALRQLNEELGLAWNALENANAQVPIAQQYVDHSIRVRSAYQQQFTLGERTLLDLLDSENETFTAQRRLVEVKNIQVYTQYRIKATMGQLLKSQGVVAPMATVVQNDMKPNVSLPGMN, via the coding sequence ATGCGTGCATCTGTATTCGCTGCTCTTCCGTTCGCCCTTTCCATCAGCTTCGTCCAAGCCCAGACCCTGCCTGAAGCCATGCAGAAAGCGCTCGAAGTCCATCCCGAGATCCAGGCTGGCGTGAATGCCCGCACGGCCGCGGATTATCAGCTGCGCGCAGCCAAAGGTGGATACCTGCCGAAGGTTGATCTGACCGCCGGTTATGGCCGTGAAGGCACCGACAGCCCAAGCACCGGCAACCGCTGGGATACTCTCAATCGCGGTGAGTCGGCCATCAAGCTGCGGCAGATGGTCTTCGATGGCTTCGCCACCTCCAATGAAGTCGGCCGCCAACAAGCCACCGTCAATTCCCGCGCTTATTCGCTGCTCGGCACCTCCGAGCGCACCGCGCTGGAAGTGGCACAGGTCTACCTGGACGTGCTGACCCGCCGCGAGATGGTGCGCCTGGCCCAGGACAACCTGAGCAACCACGAACGCGTGCTCGACCAGATCAAGTTGCGCACCAGCCGCGGTGTGGGCCGCTACGCCGACCTCGATCAGGCTGAAGCGCGCCTGGCCCAGGCCCGTAACAACCTGATCACCGAGCAGACCAACCTGGCAGACGCCAATACCAACTACCTCAGCGTGGTGGGCCAGATGCCGGATGAACTGAGCGCACCCGCGCCATTTATCGACCTGCTACCTGCCAACCTCGATGAAGCTCGCCACCAACTGGTTGAGAGCAGCCCCATCCTGCGCTCGGCCGAGGCCGACATCGCTGCGGCGGAAAAGCAGTATGAAACCGCCAAGTCGACCTTCTACCCACGCTTCGATGCAGAGCTGGGTCGCACCGCCGATAACAACCTCGACGGCATGCAAGGCCACAACAATGAGTGGCAGGCGATGCTGCGGATGAACTTCAACCTGTACAATGGCGGCAGCAACAAGGCCGACCTCGAGTCGAAGTCGTACCTGGCCAACCAGGCCCTGGATATCCGCAACAACGCCCTGCGCCAACTCAATGAAGAACTGGGCCTGGCCTGGAACGCCCTGGAAAACGCCAACGCCCAGGTGCCGATCGCCCAGCAGTACGTCGATCACAGCATCCGTGTGCGCAGCGCCTACCAGCAGCAGTTCACGCTGGGTGAGCGTACCCTGCTCGACCTGCTGGACAGTGAGAACGAGACCTTCACCGCCCAGCGCCGACTGGTGGAAGTGAAGAACATTCAGGTGTATACGCAATACCGCATCAAGGCGACCATGGGCCAGTTGCTCAAGAGCCAGGGCGTGGTCGCCCCGATGGCAACCGTCGTGCAGAACGACATGAAACCCAACGTGAGCCTCCCAGGCATGAACTGA
- a CDS encoding type I secretion system permease/ATPase, whose amino-acid sequence MESEVSRVQLNHDPRSQHDDPLLDSLLTLCVLHQKPASRAMLTTGLPLEAQRLTMELLPRAAARAGLQGRLLQRKLEQIPNIALPAMLLLKEGRAAVLLGWENDNTARLLLSESDGGEVLVSREALEGDFSGKVFFAQPQHKYDVNHGNLIPRTRSWFRDTLLRSKWLYIDAIAASLVINLIALAAPLFVMNVYDRVVPNQATSTLWVLALGITGAYVFDLILKGLRSLCLDLAGKKTDLIVSATLFERIVGMSMKFRPARVGSYAQNIHEFQGLRDFLASLTLTSLIDLPFTLLVLLVIAVIGGHLVWIPILAFPLALGIGYALQKPLMATMERTMALASERQSSLIETLAGLDAVKVNNAESERQYMWEQTLGTLSRLELRVKMLSSLAMNITMLIQQLAGVAMICVGVYLIIDGSLTMGGLVACYMLSGRALGPLGQLNGLLARYQHAKVTMASTDQMMELPQERNFEERPLSRQVLQGAIEFRGVEFTYPNQQNQALKGINLAVKPGEKIGIIGRSGSGKSSLAKLIVGLYEADKGSLLVDGVDIRQIDVSELRHNIGYVPQDIQLLAGTLRDNLVSGARYIEDELILQAAELSGVHEFARLHPDGYELQVGERGQNLSGGQRQNVALGRALLLNPQILLLDEPTSAMDNTGEERLKQRLQPVMEGKTVLLVTHRASLLSLVDRLIVIDRGQIVADGPKAAVMDALKKGQISVA is encoded by the coding sequence GTGGAATCCGAAGTCAGCCGAGTCCAGCTCAACCACGATCCACGCAGTCAGCATGACGATCCGTTACTGGATAGCCTGCTGACCCTGTGTGTCCTGCACCAGAAGCCCGCCAGCCGGGCCATGCTCACCACCGGGCTGCCGCTGGAGGCCCAGCGCCTGACCATGGAGCTGTTGCCCCGCGCGGCGGCCCGTGCGGGCCTGCAGGGCCGCCTGCTGCAGCGCAAGCTGGAGCAGATACCGAACATCGCCTTGCCGGCCATGCTATTGCTCAAGGAGGGCCGCGCTGCCGTCCTGCTGGGCTGGGAGAACGACAACACCGCCCGCCTGTTGCTCAGCGAGAGCGACGGTGGCGAGGTGCTGGTCAGCCGGGAGGCACTGGAGGGCGACTTCAGCGGCAAGGTGTTCTTCGCCCAGCCGCAGCACAAGTACGACGTCAACCACGGCAATCTCATTCCGCGGACTCGCTCCTGGTTCCGTGACACATTGCTGCGCAGCAAGTGGCTGTATATCGACGCCATCGCGGCCAGCCTGGTAATCAACCTGATTGCCCTGGCCGCACCGCTGTTCGTGATGAACGTTTACGACCGCGTGGTTCCGAACCAGGCGACCTCGACCCTGTGGGTGCTCGCGCTGGGCATCACTGGCGCGTACGTGTTCGACCTGATTCTCAAGGGCCTGCGCAGCCTGTGCCTGGACCTGGCGGGCAAGAAGACCGACCTGATCGTGTCGGCCACGCTGTTCGAACGCATCGTCGGCATGTCGATGAAGTTCCGCCCGGCGCGGGTTGGTAGCTATGCGCAAAACATCCACGAGTTCCAGGGCCTGCGCGACTTCCTCGCCTCACTGACCCTGACCAGCCTGATCGACCTGCCCTTTACGCTGCTGGTTCTGCTGGTGATCGCCGTCATTGGTGGGCACCTGGTATGGATCCCGATCCTGGCCTTCCCTTTGGCGCTGGGTATCGGCTATGCCTTGCAGAAACCTCTGATGGCGACCATGGAGCGGACCATGGCACTGGCCTCGGAGCGCCAGTCGAGCCTGATCGAGACCCTGGCAGGCCTGGACGCGGTGAAGGTCAACAACGCCGAAAGCGAACGCCAGTACATGTGGGAGCAGACCCTCGGCACCCTTAGCCGCCTGGAACTGCGGGTCAAGATGCTCTCGAGCCTGGCCATGAACATCACCATGCTGATCCAGCAGCTGGCTGGCGTGGCGATGATCTGCGTGGGCGTGTACCTGATCATCGACGGCAGCCTGACCATGGGCGGCCTGGTGGCCTGCTATATGCTCAGCGGCCGTGCCCTCGGCCCGCTGGGCCAGCTCAATGGCCTGCTGGCCCGCTACCAGCACGCCAAGGTGACCATGGCCTCCACCGACCAGATGATGGAGCTGCCACAGGAGCGCAACTTCGAGGAGCGCCCATTGAGCCGCCAGGTGCTGCAGGGTGCCATCGAATTCCGCGGGGTCGAGTTCACTTATCCCAACCAGCAGAACCAGGCCCTGAAAGGCATCAACCTGGCGGTCAAGCCGGGCGAGAAGATCGGCATCATTGGCCGCAGCGGCTCCGGTAAGAGCTCGCTGGCCAAGCTGATCGTGGGCCTCTACGAGGCAGACAAGGGTTCGTTGCTGGTCGACGGCGTGGACATTCGCCAGATCGACGTCAGCGAACTGCGCCACAACATCGGCTACGTACCGCAAGACATCCAGCTGCTGGCCGGCACCTTGCGTGACAACCTGGTCAGCGGTGCCCGCTACATCGAGGATGAGCTGATCCTGCAAGCCGCCGAGCTGTCTGGCGTGCACGAGTTCGCCCGGCTGCATCCGGATGGCTATGAGCTGCAGGTTGGCGAGCGCGGGCAGAACTTGTCTGGCGGCCAGCGGCAGAACGTGGCCCTGGGCCGTGCGCTGCTGCTGAACCCGCAGATCCTGCTGCTGGACGAACCCACCAGCGCCATGGACAACACTGGGGAAGAACGCCTCAAGCAACGCCTGCAGCCGGTAATGGAGGGCAAGACTGTATTGCTGGTCACCCACCGCGCCTCA